From Rhinolophus sinicus isolate RSC01 linkage group LG15, ASM3656204v1, whole genome shotgun sequence, the proteins below share one genomic window:
- the ALKBH5 gene encoding RNA demethylase ALKBH5 isoform X2, with protein MAAASGYTDLREKLKSMTSRDNYKAGSREAAAAAAAAVAAAAAAAAAAEPYPMSGAKRKYQEDSDPERSDYEEQQLQKEEEARKVKSGIRQMRLFSQDECAKIEARIDEVVARAEKGLYNEHTVDRAPLRNKYFFGEGYTYGAQLQKRGPGQERLYPPGDVDEIPEWVHQLVIQKLVEHRVIPEGFVNSAVINDYQPGGCIVSHVDPIHIFERPIVSVSFFSDSALCFGCKFQFKPIRVSEPVLSLPVRRGSVTVLRTRLDAPRLETKSLSSSVLPPSYASDRLSGSIRDPALKPKRSHRKADPDAAHRPRILEMDKEENRRSVLLPAPRRRGGLSSENYWRQAAEAGGDCSAAAGGPARKVKMRRH; from the exons ATGGCGGCCGCCAGCGGTTACACGGACCTGCGTGAAAAGCTCAAGTCCATGACGTCCCGGGACAACTATAAGGCGGGCAGCCGGGAGGCAGCGGCGGCCGCGGCCGCCGCTgtggccgccgccgccgccgccgccgcggccgccgAGCCTTACCCGATGTCCGGGGCCAAGCGCAAGTACCAGGAAGATTCGGACCCCGAGCGCAGCGACTACGAGGAGCAGCAGctgcagaaggaggaggaggcgcGCAAGGTGAAGAGCGGCATCCGCCAGATGCGCCTGTTTAGCCAGGACGAGTGCGCCAAGATCGAGGCCCGCATCGACGAGGTGGTGGCCCGCGCCGAGAAGGGTCTGTACAACGAGCACACGGTGGACCGGGCTCCACTGCGCAACAAGTACTTCTTCGGCGAGGGCTACACGTACGGCGCCCAGCTGCAGAAGCGCGGGCCCGGCCAGGAGCGCCTCTACCCGCCGGGCGACGTGGACGAGATCCCCGAGTGGGTGCACCAGCTTGTGATCCAGAAGCTGGTGGAGCACCGCGTCATCCCCGAGGGCTTCGTCAACAGCGCCGTAATCAACGACTACCAGCCCGGCGGCTGCATCGTGTCCCACGTGGACCCCATCCACATCTTTGAGCGCCCCATCGTGTCTGTGTCCTTCTTTAGCGATTCCGCGCTCTGCTTCGGCTGCAAGTTCCAGTTCAAGCCTATCCGGGTGTCGGAACCTGTGCTTTCCCTGCCAGTGCGCAGGGGGAGCGTGACTGTGCTCAG GACGAGATTAGATGCACCCCGGTTGGAAACAAAGTCTCTGAGCAGCTCCGTGTTGCCACCCAGCTATGCTTCAGATCGCCTGTCGGGAAGCATCAGGGACCCCGCTCTGAAACCCAAGCGGTCCCACCGCAAGGCAGACCCTGATGCTGCTCACAG GCCCCGCATCCTGGAGATGGACAAGGAGGAGAACCGGCGCTCCGTGCTGCTGCCCGCGCCGCGGCGCCGGGGCGGCCTCAGCTCCGAGAACTACTGGCGCCAGGCGGCCGAGGCGGGCGGCGACTGCTCGGCAGCGGCGGGCGGCCCCGCGCGCAAGGTGAAGATGCGGAGGCACTGA
- the ALKBH5 gene encoding RNA demethylase ALKBH5 isoform X1, which produces MAAASGYTDLREKLKSMTSRDNYKAGSREAAAAAAAAVAAAAAAAAAAEPYPMSGAKRKYQEDSDPERSDYEEQQLQKEEEARKVKSGIRQMRLFSQDECAKIEARIDEVVARAEKGLYNEHTVDRAPLRNKYFFGEGYTYGAQLQKRGPGQERLYPPGDVDEIPEWVHQLVIQKLVEHRVIPEGFVNSAVINDYQPGGCIVSHVDPIHIFERPIVSVSFFSDSALCFGCKFQFKPIRVSEPVLSLPVRRGSVTVLSGYAADEITHCIRPQDIKERRAVIILRKTRLDAPRLETKSLSSSVLPPSYASDRLSGSIRDPALKPKRSHRKADPDAAHRPRILEMDKEENRRSVLLPAPRRRGGLSSENYWRQAAEAGGDCSAAAGGPARKVKMRRH; this is translated from the exons ATGGCGGCCGCCAGCGGTTACACGGACCTGCGTGAAAAGCTCAAGTCCATGACGTCCCGGGACAACTATAAGGCGGGCAGCCGGGAGGCAGCGGCGGCCGCGGCCGCCGCTgtggccgccgccgccgccgccgccgcggccgccgAGCCTTACCCGATGTCCGGGGCCAAGCGCAAGTACCAGGAAGATTCGGACCCCGAGCGCAGCGACTACGAGGAGCAGCAGctgcagaaggaggaggaggcgcGCAAGGTGAAGAGCGGCATCCGCCAGATGCGCCTGTTTAGCCAGGACGAGTGCGCCAAGATCGAGGCCCGCATCGACGAGGTGGTGGCCCGCGCCGAGAAGGGTCTGTACAACGAGCACACGGTGGACCGGGCTCCACTGCGCAACAAGTACTTCTTCGGCGAGGGCTACACGTACGGCGCCCAGCTGCAGAAGCGCGGGCCCGGCCAGGAGCGCCTCTACCCGCCGGGCGACGTGGACGAGATCCCCGAGTGGGTGCACCAGCTTGTGATCCAGAAGCTGGTGGAGCACCGCGTCATCCCCGAGGGCTTCGTCAACAGCGCCGTAATCAACGACTACCAGCCCGGCGGCTGCATCGTGTCCCACGTGGACCCCATCCACATCTTTGAGCGCCCCATCGTGTCTGTGTCCTTCTTTAGCGATTCCGCGCTCTGCTTCGGCTGCAAGTTCCAGTTCAAGCCTATCCGGGTGTCGGAACCTGTGCTTTCCCTGCCAGTGCGCAGGGGGAGCGTGACTGTGCTCAG TGGATATGCTGCTGATGAAATCACTCACTGCATACGGCCTCAGGACATTAAGGAGCGCAGAGCGGTCATCATCCTCCGAAA GACGAGATTAGATGCACCCCGGTTGGAAACAAAGTCTCTGAGCAGCTCCGTGTTGCCACCCAGCTATGCTTCAGATCGCCTGTCGGGAAGCATCAGGGACCCCGCTCTGAAACCCAAGCGGTCCCACCGCAAGGCAGACCCTGATGCTGCTCACAG GCCCCGCATCCTGGAGATGGACAAGGAGGAGAACCGGCGCTCCGTGCTGCTGCCCGCGCCGCGGCGCCGGGGCGGCCTCAGCTCCGAGAACTACTGGCGCCAGGCGGCCGAGGCGGGCGGCGACTGCTCGGCAGCGGCGGGCGGCCCCGCGCGCAAGGTGAAGATGCGGAGGCACTGA